The genome window ccttctctctctctctctcaaccccaccGTCATAGATTAGTGATGCTGAACGTCTTGATGCGTCTTATGGACGTGGAAACATTACTACAGGAGTGCCTCCTTCCTCTCAGATGACCACTactacaccagccagccagtgggGCTTCCCTGGTTAAAGTTATATTAAGAGTCTTCTGTTTGCTGCTGGAGAGAAGTAGGGCAAAGCAAATGACGAGGAGAAACCGTGCCAGTTTGCAATCTCAGCCTTTTGCTCCAGTGGTGCGTGACCACAACCAGTAAAGTTAGGTATGCTGCCCTCTACTGGTTAATGTTACAAGATGTCTGAATCCCAAAGCAACTTCTAACCCAGGCCAAATCAGTGGTTCTCCAACCTCTCTTCTGGGACCCCCAGGCATTACATGGATTTGATCCATTTCACAGCTAGCACACCTGAACTCGTTAGCTAATCATTAAgcccttgactaggtgaatcaggtgagttagttcagggctacaacaacaTTGTGAATCGTCTAGGGGACCCCGAGGTGAGGTTGGAGAACCGCTGAATTACAGAATGAAGGCACTGAGAtggaggtttgagaaccactgtctTAGAGGATTGGATAGGTATTAGCAATACATTACATTCAACATGGCGTATCAGAGTGCAATATAGAGGTAGCACTGCTTACCTCCAGTCCTCTCTGGTCTACCTTGGGATAAGGTGTAGGTACCTGGTCCTCTCTGAGCTACCTTGGGAAAAGGTGTAGGTACCTGGTCCTCTGATCTACCTTGGGGTTAAGGTGTAGGTACCTGGTCCTCTCTGATCTACCTTGGGGTTAAGGGTATAAGTACCTGGTCCTCTCTGATCTACCTTGGGGTTAAGGGTATAGGTACCTGGTCCTCTCTGATCTACCTTGGGGATAAGGGTATAGATACCTGGTCCTCTCTGATCTACCTTGGGGTTAAGGGTATAGGTACCTGGTCCTCTCTGATCTACCTTGGGAAAGGGTATAGATACCTGGTCCTCTCTGATCTACCTTGGGCTTAAGGGTATAGATACCTGGTCCTCTCTGATCTACCTTGGGGATAAGGGTATAGATACCTGGTCCTCTCTGAGCTACCTTGGGGTTAAGGGTATAGGTACCAGGTCCTCTCTGATCTACCTTGGGGTTAAGGGTATAGATACCTGGTCCTCTCTGATCTACCTTGGGGATAAGGGTATAGGTACCTGGTCCTCTCTGATCTACCTTGGGGATAAGGGTATAGATACCTGGTCCTCTCTGATCTACCTTGGGGTTAAGGGTATAGGTACCAGGTCCTCTCTGATCTACCTTGGGATAAGGTGTCGGTAGGGCAAAGCTTTTCAATATTCTTTCTCTCCATCTGAGCCGATGTTTGTCGTGGCAGGGATGTCTACTGAGCTTCTTTCCTGAGTGACATCAGGACATCTAGACACATGGCTGTTTTTGTAGAAACTTGACTGACGACCTAACGCTTGTCTCCCCAGTTGTTCCTTGCAGCTCTGCTTTGCTCCATTGATTTATTTGTTGTTCTTGACGGTAAATGCTTGTGTTGCTTACATCCCTGGACGCCTTGTATTCTAATTGAATTATGTCCGAGCCACAGTGGTGTAAATGCTCAATCAATATCATCTGTGAATTGCTGCCCCTATCAGACTATACAGGGTAGGATTgatcaaatggcaccttattccctatatagtgcactactttagaccagggccccatacgggtagtgcactactttagaccagggccccataggggtcgtgcactactttagaccagggccccatagggtagtgcactactttagaccagggccccatagggtagtgcactactttagaccagggccgcatagggtagtgcactactttagaccagggccccatagggtagtgcactactttagaccagggccccatagggtagtgcactactttagaccagggccccataggggtcgtgcactactttagaccagggccgcatagggtagtgcactactttagaccagggccgcatagggtagtgcactactttagaccagggccgcataggggtagtgcactactttagacctccCCCCACTGTGGAAGAGTTTCAAAGGAGGTGGTAGTGAAATGGTAGGGTCTTTGTGTGAATCCATGCTAAGGTCATAGCTAGTCATTAATCAAACTGATCAAGTGATTACTACAACTGAGAACAGTATATAagctatatcataatgaataatgtaggtttAAATGTGTGTTGTCACTTACTAATGCAAGCTGTAGCTTATCAAAGTTAACTATCTAACTCATTCATTCTGCTTTGTAGTTTGCCTCCCTAGGTTGACCAAAGCTGTTCTGTTGTGAATATGATCACTTAACATTCACTTGCAGTTCTATGTCCTTACACAAGAGGGCGTCTTAGTATTGCAAATCAACCTGGTTGGCCTTTTGTGCATAGATGCATTTCAAGTTTagttattaatctctctccctctgtgtgtctctctctctccctctgtgtgtgtctctctctctctctctctctctctctctctctccctctgtgtgtgtctctctctctctctctctctccctctgtgtgtgtgtctctctctctctctctctctctctctctctctctccctctgtgtgtctctctctctctctctccctctgtgtgtgtctctctctctctctctcctctgtgtctctctctctctctctccctctgtgtctctctctctctccctctgtgtctctctctctctccctctgtgtctctctctctctccctctgtgtctctctctctctctctccctctgtgtgtctctctctctctccctctgtgtgtctctctctctctctccctctgtctctctctctctctctctgtctctctctctccctctgtgtctctctctccctctgtgtgtctctctctctctctctctctctctctctccctctgtgtgtctctctctctccctctgtgtctctctctctccctctgtgtgtctctctctctccctctgtgtgtctctctctctccctctgtgtgtctctctctctccctctgtgtgtctctctctctctctctgtgtgtctctctctctccctgtgtgtgtctctctctctctctgtgtgtctctctctctctctctctgtgtctctctctctctcctccctctctctctctgtctctctctctctctctctctctctctctgtctctctctctctctctctctctgtctctctctctctctgtgtctctctctctctgcgtctctgtgtctctctgcgtctctgtgtctctctgtctctgtctctctctctctgtctctctctctctctctgtgtctctgtctctgtctctgtctgtctctgtctctctctgtgtgtctctctgtgtgtctctctctctctctctgtgtgtgtctctctctctctctctgtgtgtctctctctctgtctctctctctctcttctctctgtctctgtgtgtctctctctgtctctctgtctgtctctctgtgtctctctctctgtgtctctctctctgtgtctctctctgtctctctgtgtctctctctctgtgtctctctctctctctctgtgtgtctctctctctgtgtgtctctctctctgtgtctctctctctgtgtctctctctctctgtgtctctctctctctgtgtctctgtctctctctgtgtctctctctctctgtctctctctctgtgtctctctctctgtctctctctctctctctctctctgtctctctctgtctctctctctctctgtgtctctctctctctctgtgtgtctctctctgtctgtctctctctctctgtctctctctctgtctctctctctctgtgtctctctctctctctgtctgtctctctctctctcgtctctctctctgtctgtgtctctctctctctctctctctctgtgtgtctctctctctctctctctgtgtctctctctctctctctctgtctctctctctctgtctctctctctctctgtctctctctctgtctctctctctgtgtctctctctctctgtctctctctgtctctctctctctctctctctctgtgtctctctctctctctctctgtgtctctctctctctctctgtctctctctctctctctgtgtctctctctctgtctctctctctctctctctctgtctctgtctctctctctctgtctctctgtctctgtctctctgtctctctctctctctctctgtctctctctctgtctctctctctctctctgtgtctctctctctctctgtgtctctctctctctgtgtctctctctctctctctctctctgtgtctctctctctctgtgtctctctctctgtctctctgtctctctctgtctctctgtctctctctgtctctctgtgtctctctctctgtgtctctctctctgtctctctctctctctgtgtctctctctctctctctctctgtgtctctctctctgtgtctctctctctgtgtctctctctctctgtgtgtctctctctgtctctctctctctgtctctctctctgtgtctctctctgtctctctctgtgtctctctgtctctgtctctctctctctgtctctctctctctgtctctctctctgtgtctctctctctctctctgtctctctctctctctctctctgtgtctctctctctctgtgtctctctctctctgtgtctctctctctctgtctctctgtctctctctctgtctctgtctctctgtctctctgtctctctctctctctctctctctgtgtctctctctctctgtgtctctgtctctctctctgtctctctctgtctctctctctgtgtctctctctctgtctctctctctgtctctctctctctctctctctctctgtctctctgtctctctgtctctctctgtgtctctctctgtgtctgtctctctctctctctgtctctgtctctctgtctctctctctctgtctgtctctctctctctctctgtctctctctgtctctctctctctcttctctctctgtctctctctctctgtctctctctctgtctctctctctctgtctctctctctctctctgtgtgtctctctctctctctgtgtgtctctctctctctgtctctctctctctgtctctctctctctctgtctctctgtctctctgtctctctctctctctctctctctctgtctctctctctctgtctctctctctctgtctctctctctgtctctctctctctctgtctctctctctctgtctctctctctctctctctgtctctctctctctctctctctctctctgtctctctgtctctctctctctctgtctctctctctcgtgtctctctctctgtgtctctctctctctctgtgtctctgtctctctctgtctctgtctctctgtctctctgtctctctctctgtgtctctgtctctctctctctgtctctctctctgtctctctctctgtctctctctctctctctctgtgtctctctctctctctctgtgtctctctctctctctgtgtgtctctctctctctgtctctctgtctctgtctctctctctgtgtctctctctctcttctgtgtgtctctctctctgtctctctctctgtctctctgtctctgtctctctctctctctctctctctctgtctctctctctctgtctctctctctctctgtctctctctctctctgtctctctctgtctctctctctctctctgtctctctctctgtgtctctctctctgtgtctctctctctctctctctgtctctctgtctctctctctgtgtctctctctctgtctctctgtgtctctgtctctctgtctctctgctctctctgtctctctgtctctgtgtctctgtctctctgtctctctgtctctgtctgtgtctgtctctctgtgtctctctctctctctctctctctctctctctctctctgtgtctctctctctctgtgtctctctctctgtctctctgtctctctgtctctctctctctctgtctctctctgtctctctctgtctctctctgtctctctctctctgtctctctctctctctctgtctctctctctctctctctctctctctctgtctctctctctctgtctctctctctctctctgtgtctctctctctctctgtctctctctctctgtctctctctctctgtgtctgtctctctctgtgtctctctctctctgtgtctctctctctctctgtctgtctctctctctgtctctctctctctgtctctctctctctctgtgtctctctctctctctgtctgtctctctctctctctgtgtctctctctctctgtgtctctctctctctgtctctctctctctctgtctctctctctctgtctgtctctctctctgtctctcgtctctctctctgtctctctctctgtctctctctctctctctctgtgtctctctctctctctctctgtctctctctctctgtctctctctctctctgtgtgtctctctctctctgtctct of Salmo salar chromosome ssa01, Ssal_v3.1, whole genome shotgun sequence contains these proteins:
- the LOC123726653 gene encoding zinc finger CCCH domain-containing protein 13-like, whose product is RETERERERQRERDRERERQRERQRERDRERETERERERERQRDRETERERDRERETERERHTERETDRERETERQRQRERETDTERDTERDRETERQRERERERDRERDRERDTERETERDRERDRDTERERHRERERERDRETERQRQRERQRDRERETQRERDTERERHRERERERQRERERHRERDRERETERERQRQRDTERDRERHRERDRERETERDTQRERDTERETQRERHRERERERHRERERQRERHRERDTERQRETERQRETERQRERHRERETQRERERERHRERETQRERETQRERERQRERQRERERDRETETERQRERDRDRERERERQRERHRERERDRERERDTERERERHRERERERDRERQRERDTERETERETERERDRERETE